A genomic segment from Gilvibacter sp. SZ-19 encodes:
- the dnaE gene encoding DNA polymerase III subunit alpha gives MYLIFDTETTGLPKRWDAPVSDTDNWPRAIQIAWQLHDSMGNLLEQKDYLIKPEGFNIPFEAESIHGISTELAEADGVPLDQVLEEFNDVLERSQFVVGQNVGFDLNIMGAEFYREAVDTSLLSLPVLDTCTETTAELCKIPGGRGGKFKLPTLTELHEHLFGDGFAEAHNATADVEATTRCFLELIRQGVYTTTELKAQPDYLEAFQKANPRPVDVIGLQHINLKEASAKLRAKQQKQEETISTAEQSENISALAEVPFAHLHNHSQFSVLQSTASIQDLVNAAAKHEMNAVALTDRGNMMGAFHFVSAVEKFNKSLEEDQQHKKIKPIIGCEFFVCEDRLNKSQKDNGYQVVFLAKNKAGYHNLAKMASIAYTEGFYYVPRIDKEVVSRYKDDLIVLTGNLYGEVPNKLLNVGEKQAEEALLWWKQEFPDDLYIEIVRHGQEDEDRVNPALITLARKHDLPLVACNDTYYIDQEDANAHDILLCVKDGEKQATPIGRGRGYRYGLPNQEYYFKGADAMKKLFADLPEAIENVARIVDQIEPYTLAREVLLPKFDIPEQFQVAEDETDGGKRGENKYLRHLTYEGAKKRYQEITPEIEERLDFELDVIANTGYPGYFLIVQDFIAEARNMDVSVGPGRGSAAGSAVAYCLGITNIDPIKYDLLFERFLNPDRVSMPDIDIDFDDEGRGRVMDYVIQKYGANQVAQIITYGTMAAKSSIRDTARVLDLPLGDADRIAKLIPTMGKLGKIFNMEASKLKQSFRADELQKVNELLNLSEGEDLEAQTINQARMLEGSLRNTGIHACGVIITPDDITNFVPVATAKDSELYVTQFDNAVVESAGLLKMDFLGLKTLTLIKDTVKLVKIKHNVDLDPDNFPLDDEKTYELFQRGETVGIFQYESVGMQKHMKDLKPTVFDDLIAMNALYRPGPMEYIPSFIRRKHGQEEITYDLPDMEEYLKETYGITVYQEQVMLLSQKLANFTKGEADVLRKAMGKKQKAVLDKMKPKFLEQAASNGHDKEMLEKVWKDWEAFASYAFNKSHSTCYAWIAYQTAYLKAHYPAEYMAAVLSNNMNDIKQVTFFMEECRRMGLPVLGPDVNESFYKFTVNDEGAIRFGMGAIKGVGGNAVKTIVEHRKDGKYKSVFDLAKRIDLRAANKKAFENLALAGGFDGFDTHRAQYFHDEGDGVTFLEKVIKYAQKFQENENSAQVSLFGDSSEVQIPEPTVPPCEEWGTMKKLKQEKEVVGIYISGHPLDDFKTELQTFCNATTKNFSDLESYVNKELTFGGVVSDVQHRVSKNGKGWALFTVEDYDDAFEFRIFGEEYLKYRHFLVPNSFIYARIFVKEGWVNRDTGKKGDPRMQFNQIQMLHDVMDQYAKKLTIQLKIDELQEERIRVLKDLMTSHKGDQQLHFIVYEMEEKLKLQMPSRKQKVKISNELLEALDQAQVYYKLN, from the coding sequence ATGTATTTAATATTTGACACGGAAACCACCGGGCTTCCCAAGCGTTGGGATGCACCTGTTAGTGATACTGACAACTGGCCTAGAGCCATTCAGATCGCTTGGCAGTTGCACGACAGTATGGGAAATCTTCTGGAACAGAAAGATTATTTGATAAAACCGGAAGGTTTTAATATTCCTTTCGAAGCAGAATCCATTCACGGAATCTCCACGGAGTTGGCAGAAGCGGACGGCGTTCCTTTAGATCAAGTCTTGGAGGAGTTCAACGACGTCTTGGAGCGCAGTCAGTTTGTGGTTGGGCAGAATGTAGGATTTGACCTTAACATTATGGGAGCAGAGTTCTATCGAGAAGCGGTAGATACTTCCTTACTTTCTTTACCTGTTTTAGACACCTGTACAGAGACTACTGCGGAGCTCTGTAAGATCCCAGGTGGTCGCGGCGGTAAGTTCAAGCTGCCTACGCTTACAGAATTACACGAGCATCTTTTTGGAGATGGTTTTGCGGAGGCTCACAATGCTACAGCGGATGTGGAAGCAACAACACGCTGTTTCTTGGAGCTCATAAGACAAGGTGTTTACACTACCACCGAACTCAAAGCGCAACCTGACTATCTAGAGGCTTTCCAGAAAGCCAACCCACGTCCTGTAGATGTGATTGGACTGCAACACATCAACCTAAAAGAAGCATCTGCAAAACTAAGGGCAAAGCAACAAAAGCAAGAGGAAACTATCAGTACGGCAGAGCAGAGTGAGAATATCTCCGCTTTGGCCGAGGTGCCCTTTGCACATTTGCACAACCACAGTCAGTTTTCTGTGCTACAATCTACAGCCTCTATTCAAGATTTGGTCAATGCAGCAGCTAAGCACGAGATGAATGCTGTTGCCCTGACAGACCGCGGGAACATGATGGGAGCCTTTCATTTTGTGAGCGCAGTAGAGAAGTTCAATAAGAGTTTAGAGGAAGATCAGCAGCATAAAAAGATCAAGCCCATTATTGGTTGTGAGTTCTTTGTATGCGAAGACCGCCTGAATAAATCGCAAAAAGACAACGGCTACCAGGTCGTGTTTCTGGCCAAGAACAAGGCTGGGTATCACAATTTGGCTAAAATGGCCAGTATTGCTTATACAGAAGGATTCTACTACGTGCCTCGAATAGATAAAGAGGTGGTCTCCAGATATAAGGATGATCTGATTGTTCTAACGGGTAACCTCTACGGGGAAGTGCCTAATAAACTTTTAAATGTCGGTGAAAAGCAAGCCGAGGAGGCCTTGCTTTGGTGGAAGCAAGAGTTTCCCGACGATCTATATATAGAGATCGTCCGCCACGGACAAGAAGATGAGGATCGGGTGAATCCTGCGCTTATCACCTTGGCTCGCAAGCACGATTTGCCATTAGTTGCCTGTAATGACACCTACTATATAGATCAAGAAGATGCCAACGCTCACGACATTCTACTTTGTGTAAAAGACGGAGAAAAGCAGGCTACACCGATTGGTCGAGGCCGGGGTTATCGCTACGGATTGCCGAATCAAGAATACTATTTCAAAGGGGCTGATGCTATGAAGAAGCTCTTTGCGGATTTGCCTGAGGCCATTGAGAATGTAGCCAGAATAGTAGATCAAATAGAACCTTATACACTGGCCCGTGAGGTACTGCTCCCTAAGTTTGATATTCCCGAACAATTCCAAGTTGCCGAAGACGAGACCGACGGCGGTAAACGGGGAGAGAATAAATACTTAAGACACCTTACTTACGAAGGTGCAAAGAAACGATATCAAGAGATCACCCCAGAGATCGAGGAACGCTTGGATTTTGAACTGGACGTTATTGCCAATACAGGATATCCGGGTTACTTTTTGATTGTTCAAGATTTTATTGCAGAGGCGCGGAACATGGATGTTTCCGTTGGGCCGGGTCGTGGTTCTGCGGCAGGTTCTGCGGTGGCTTACTGCTTGGGGATCACTAATATCGACCCAATTAAGTACGACTTGCTTTTTGAGCGCTTCTTGAATCCGGATCGTGTGAGCATGCCCGATATCGATATCGACTTTGATGACGAAGGCCGTGGACGCGTGATGGATTATGTGATCCAGAAATACGGAGCCAATCAGGTGGCGCAGATCATTACCTACGGTACCATGGCTGCGAAATCTTCTATTAGAGATACTGCACGTGTTCTGGACTTGCCCTTGGGAGATGCCGATAGAATTGCCAAGCTTATCCCTACTATGGGGAAGTTGGGCAAGATATTCAATATGGAGGCCTCCAAACTCAAGCAGAGTTTTAGGGCAGACGAACTACAGAAGGTCAATGAGCTTTTAAACCTCTCGGAAGGTGAAGATTTGGAAGCTCAAACGATCAATCAGGCACGTATGTTAGAAGGTTCACTTAGAAATACGGGAATTCACGCCTGTGGGGTGATCATTACGCCGGATGACATTACCAATTTTGTACCTGTCGCGACTGCCAAGGATTCAGAACTCTATGTGACCCAGTTTGACAACGCGGTTGTGGAAAGTGCCGGTCTGCTCAAGATGGATTTCTTGGGCTTAAAGACCCTTACGCTGATCAAAGACACCGTAAAGCTGGTTAAGATTAAACACAACGTGGATCTTGATCCGGACAATTTCCCACTGGATGACGAGAAGACCTATGAACTTTTCCAACGTGGAGAAACGGTGGGAATCTTCCAATACGAATCCGTAGGGATGCAAAAGCACATGAAAGACCTTAAACCAACGGTCTTTGATGATCTTATCGCCATGAACGCCCTCTACAGACCTGGGCCTATGGAATACATCCCGAGTTTCATCCGCAGAAAACACGGGCAAGAGGAAATTACCTATGATCTTCCTGACATGGAAGAGTATCTTAAGGAAACTTACGGAATCACGGTTTATCAGGAGCAGGTGATGCTGCTGTCGCAAAAGTTGGCCAACTTTACCAAAGGTGAGGCCGACGTACTCCGTAAGGCGATGGGGAAAAAGCAAAAGGCCGTACTGGACAAGATGAAGCCCAAGTTCTTAGAGCAAGCAGCATCCAACGGTCACGACAAGGAAATGTTGGAGAAGGTTTGGAAAGACTGGGAAGCCTTTGCGAGTTATGCCTTTAACAAGTCGCATTCTACTTGCTATGCTTGGATCGCCTATCAGACGGCCTACTTAAAAGCACATTATCCGGCAGAGTATATGGCCGCGGTGCTTTCTAACAACATGAACGACATTAAGCAGGTGACCTTCTTTATGGAAGAGTGTCGTCGTATGGGCTTGCCAGTTTTGGGTCCTGATGTGAATGAATCCTTCTATAAATTCACGGTGAATGACGAAGGAGCCATACGATTTGGGATGGGAGCCATTAAAGGTGTTGGCGGAAATGCGGTAAAGACCATAGTAGAACACAGAAAAGATGGCAAGTACAAATCTGTGTTCGATCTGGCCAAGCGGATCGACCTTAGAGCTGCGAATAAAAAAGCCTTTGAGAATTTAGCTTTAGCTGGAGGTTTCGATGGATTTGACACCCACAGAGCACAATATTTCCACGACGAAGGAGATGGAGTGACCTTTTTAGAAAAGGTGATCAAATACGCGCAGAAATTTCAAGAGAACGAAAATTCTGCACAGGTGAGTCTTTTTGGAGATTCCTCAGAAGTTCAAATTCCGGAGCCTACGGTACCACCTTGTGAAGAATGGGGTACTATGAAAAAACTCAAGCAGGAGAAAGAAGTGGTTGGGATCTATATTTCTGGCCACCCGTTGGATGACTTTAAAACAGAGCTCCAAACTTTCTGCAATGCTACCACCAAGAACTTTAGCGATCTGGAATCTTATGTGAATAAAGAACTCACTTTTGGGGGTGTGGTGAGCGATGTACAACACCGCGTGTCTAAGAATGGTAAGGGCTGGGCTTTGTTTACAGTCGAAGACTACGACGATGCCTTTGAGTTCAGGATCTTTGGAGAAGAGTATTTGAAATACCGCCATTTCTTGGTGCCCAATAGCTTTATCTATGCTCGGATCTTTGTAAAAGAAGGTTGGGTGAATAGAGATACGGGTAAAAAAGGCGATCCGCGAATGCAATTCAATCAGATCCAAATGCTGCATGATGTTATGGATCAGTACGCCAAAAAGTTGACCATTCAGCTTAAGATAGACGAACTACAAGAAGAACGGATCCGAGTATTGAAGGATCTGATGACCTCTCACAAAGGCGATCAGCAATTGCATTTCATAGTCTATGAGATGGAGGAAAAACTCAAATTGCAGATGCCTTCGCGCAAGCAAAAGGTAAAGATCTCCAACGAACTCCTAGAGGCATTGGACCAAGCTCAAGTCTATTACAAACTCAATTAA
- a CDS encoding glyoxalase/bleomycin resistance/extradiol dioxygenase family protein: MVVLPTSDLQRDIKWYAEYTGFIKRFANDGYAGLYRDGMEIHLQWHADTVDDPVNGGSVVKFFVDSLDEVFKEFLERGTVKQSALRRNTPWGTHEFGFFDLNKNALFFVQDLDP; the protein is encoded by the coding sequence GTGGTGGTATTGCCAACTTCGGATCTGCAGCGGGACATCAAGTGGTATGCAGAATACACAGGATTTATAAAACGCTTTGCCAATGACGGTTACGCGGGTTTGTATCGAGATGGTATGGAGATTCATTTACAGTGGCATGCCGATACTGTGGACGATCCTGTAAACGGAGGTAGCGTGGTGAAGTTCTTTGTGGATTCTTTAGATGAGGTCTTTAAAGAGTTTTTGGAGCGAGGAACTGTAAAGCAATCCGCACTGCGTCGCAATACCCCTTGGGGCACGCACGAATTTGGCTTTTTTGATCTGAATAAGAACGCCTTATTCTTTGTGCAGGATTTAGATCCGTAG
- the trxA gene encoding thioredoxin — MALEITDATFEETVLKSDKPVMVDFWAAWCGPCRMVGPIIDELSAEYEGKAVVGKVDVDAHQEFAAKYGVRNIPTVLVFQNGEVVGRQVGVAPKNVYAEAIESLLN; from the coding sequence ATGGCTTTAGAAATAACAGATGCAACCTTTGAAGAAACCGTTCTTAAGAGTGACAAACCTGTAATGGTTGACTTTTGGGCTGCTTGGTGCGGACCATGTCGCATGGTAGGCCCTATCATTGATGAATTGAGTGCGGAATACGAAGGCAAGGCCGTAGTAGGAAAAGTTGATGTAGATGCACATCAGGAATTTGCTGCTAAATACGGTGTACGCAATATCCCGACTGTATTGGTTTTCCAAAATGGAGAAGTAGTAGGACGTCAGGTTGGTGTAGCTCCAAAGAACGTATATGCAGAAGCAATTGAGTCGTTACTCAATTAA
- a CDS encoding DUF58 domain-containing protein, protein MDIQKEINEISGFKNLELLAAQVVEGFISGLHKSPFHGFSAEFAEHKIYNPGESTKHIDWKLYAKTDKLYTKRYEEETNLRCHLIIDNSSSMHYPELKEYSIDSLNKISFSALAAAAIMNLLKRQRDAVGMSIYSDTYEYYVNEKGSERHHQQLLHQLNAAIIKPGRSKQTQTYTFLHQIAEKMKRRSLVFLFTDMFQTEASREALFEALQHLKYNKHEVVLFHVFDKELEWNFDFNNRPKRFVDVETGEHINLYADSVRDDYQTAISNYFEAIRLQCGQYRIKYVEADVRKAFDTILTTYLVERQKFA, encoded by the coding sequence ATGGACATTCAAAAGGAAATCAACGAGATATCGGGTTTTAAAAACTTGGAACTACTCGCTGCCCAAGTGGTAGAAGGATTTATCTCTGGTTTGCACAAGAGTCCATTTCACGGTTTTTCTGCGGAGTTTGCCGAACACAAGATCTATAATCCCGGAGAATCAACTAAGCATATAGACTGGAAGCTTTATGCCAAGACCGATAAGCTCTACACCAAACGCTACGAAGAAGAAACCAATCTGCGGTGTCATTTGATCATTGACAATTCTAGTTCCATGCATTATCCGGAGCTTAAAGAATATTCGATAGACTCGCTCAACAAGATCTCGTTCTCTGCTTTGGCTGCAGCAGCAATAATGAACCTGCTCAAACGTCAACGGGACGCCGTTGGGATGAGTATCTATTCTGATACTTATGAGTATTACGTGAATGAAAAGGGGAGCGAAAGGCATCATCAGCAGTTGTTGCATCAGCTCAATGCGGCCATAATAAAACCCGGCCGATCCAAGCAGACCCAGACTTATACCTTTTTACATCAGATTGCAGAAAAGATGAAGCGCCGTTCCTTGGTGTTTCTCTTTACCGATATGTTCCAGACCGAAGCTTCTCGAGAGGCTCTGTTCGAAGCATTACAACATTTAAAGTATAACAAGCACGAGGTGGTGCTCTTTCACGTTTTTGATAAGGAGTTGGAGTGGAATTTCGATTTCAATAACCGTCCTAAGCGCTTTGTAGATGTGGAGACAGGTGAACATATAAATCTTTATGCGGACTCGGTACGCGATGATTATCAGACGGCTATCTCCAATTATTTTGAGGCGATCCGATTGCAATGCGGCCAGTATAGAATCAAATATGTTGAAGCCGATGTTCGCAAGGCATTTGATACTATTTTGACCACTTATTTGGTGGAACGACAAAAGTTCGCCTAG
- a CDS encoding DUF4221 family protein produces the protein MQTKILIILGVFLIALFGCNSKSESTKKPIDGEPIANISSVVRDTLSIKLKPELSQYYNTTAFDSKSSLYYGYNEVKHAIDIFNFESEAYVRSIQLEIEGPNSVQPFNEITVVNDTIFLIGYFYFTVMDADGNIKRKIPINSNSDKPYYLNHFLYPDKDNGLIYQRETGKFFIKNANMQVSKQKDVKGFFRSFKVLGEYDLKNDEAKILDIGFPEAYLEKDFGFNEIVFADSDNKNIYLVYSGLPELQVYNIASGETTNYELSTEGLEDVNMDYKKISDAGADMTDISNLLNAYIFNSNYGPIFVNNTIIARVYQGAVPESVPVYEANKHPKKSAVQLFDKGSLQLLKNIDLGFTITFSGIYLQGNTMYFQTLSENEDELQFIRLTWD, from the coding sequence ATGCAAACGAAAATTCTAATTATTCTGGGGGTATTTCTCATTGCCTTATTCGGTTGTAATAGTAAATCTGAGTCTACTAAAAAACCCATTGATGGGGAGCCAATAGCCAACATTTCATCTGTAGTTCGGGATACCTTAAGCATAAAACTAAAGCCTGAACTCAGTCAATATTATAACACCACGGCATTTGACAGTAAATCAAGTTTGTATTACGGCTATAACGAGGTCAAACACGCTATAGATATCTTCAATTTCGAGAGTGAAGCCTATGTAAGAAGCATACAATTAGAAATAGAAGGGCCAAATTCAGTGCAACCCTTTAACGAAATCACAGTCGTAAATGACACTATTTTTCTAATTGGATATTTCTACTTTACCGTAATGGATGCTGATGGCAATATAAAGAGGAAAATTCCAATAAACAGTAATTCAGATAAACCTTATTATTTGAACCATTTCCTATATCCTGATAAAGATAATGGATTGATCTACCAAAGGGAAACGGGTAAATTTTTCATCAAAAATGCCAATATGCAGGTATCCAAACAAAAGGACGTTAAAGGTTTTTTTAGATCCTTCAAAGTTTTAGGGGAATACGACCTAAAAAACGATGAGGCAAAAATTTTGGATATTGGTTTTCCTGAGGCATACTTAGAAAAGGATTTTGGTTTTAATGAGATCGTCTTTGCAGATAGCGATAACAAGAATATTTATCTAGTCTATTCTGGACTACCAGAGCTACAGGTTTACAACATAGCCTCTGGTGAAACGACAAACTATGAACTATCTACAGAAGGGTTGGAAGATGTCAATATGGACTACAAAAAAATCAGTGATGCAGGGGCAGATATGACCGATATTAGCAATCTACTCAACGCATACATATTTAACTCTAATTATGGGCCTATCTTTGTTAACAACACAATAATTGCACGTGTATATCAAGGAGCAGTGCCAGAAAGTGTTCCGGTTTACGAAGCAAATAAGCATCCCAAAAAATCTGCAGTTCAGTTATTTGATAAAGGGAGCTTACAGCTATTAAAAAACATTGATCTAGGATTTACAATCACGTTTTCGGGCATTTATTTGCAGGGTAACACCATGTATTTTCAAACACTATCAGAAAACGAAGACGAGCTTCAATTTATTCGTCTGACCTGGGACTAA
- a CDS encoding efflux RND transporter permease subunit: protein MKFSSFKILVVIMVLTIIGLGLASRLSLRLNPSKTPPSIRVDYSWPGASSKSVEQQITATLEGGFSTLRNIEKISSRSSKSRGYVQISFDKYADIDIARFEVATVIRQLYKSFPVNCSYPVISVNRPDDDQQGVFLSYSVNAPRSRLEIQETVSARIVPQIGSLSGIDQVNVNGANPLEFLISFNNDKLRALNIGKQQLVFAVDRLFERVSIGKVHQSMLEFNVVVKPGPQQLQWHIPLTEVGGKIVYLDEISQIRKQEQEARSYYRVNGKNAITIGLNATKDANTIALAKEVVLLLDEIQKTLPSDYTIVKDYDSTTYLQEELSKIYKRSIYTLIILLLFIGLVSLSLRYLFTVVICLVANICIAFVFYYLFRVEIQLYSLAGITISLGIIIDNIIVMTDHLRMQGNKKIIIPILASTLTTMGALSVINFLDDEYKLNLIDFAKVISINLGVSLVIAFYMVPAILKRIAYKTKQKNVAIERFSVWFYPKYANLLRFLLGYKKVAIILLILIFGVPFFMLPKQLESNQTWYQKAYNNTLGNEWYLEHIRPSVDKYLGGSFRLFSYFVYENAFYSRNEETKLYVIGSMEKGATVHQMNEVFLGLENYLSPMVEVDRYVTNVYSGDYARMEITFKEDFVNTAFPNQLKARLIRKALDFGGLEWSIYGVGQGFNNSNAVGAINNYSVQARGYNYEKLSELALQLKEALEAHPRIQEAQITDNSDFSRKSGYEYQFSLDKQALALQGSSPQRFMRQLQDVSLQKNTDLNLTLAGQNYPLRFESTRAYDFDLWNIKNNPMDSLDFPKRFANVGTVVKVKEQENIDKENQEYLRKIKFQYTGAAKFGSRFLSKTLDSINPTLPIGFTFERSQRSLSFFKTEETSQYTWLLLLVIAIIYLLCSTLFESFTQPFIILSVIPISFIGVFLTFYWFDYNFDQGGLASFVLLSGLTVNASIFIINDFNFLRKTGMDGLSAYIKAFRQKIFPISLTIISTILGFIPFVADGQNEVFWFALGAGTIGGLLFSFVGILIYLPLFSLRRARKFDDAF from the coding sequence TTGAAGTTTTCTTCCTTTAAAATATTAGTTGTTATTATGGTCTTGACCATAATAGGTCTCGGTTTGGCTTCGCGTTTGTCATTGCGCTTAAACCCAAGTAAAACACCTCCTTCTATACGTGTTGATTACAGTTGGCCTGGGGCATCTTCTAAATCTGTCGAACAGCAGATCACAGCTACCTTGGAAGGTGGTTTTAGTACCCTTCGGAATATAGAAAAGATAAGTTCAAGGTCTTCGAAATCTAGAGGATATGTACAGATCAGTTTTGATAAATATGCCGATATAGACATAGCTCGTTTCGAAGTAGCCACTGTGATACGGCAATTGTATAAAAGCTTTCCGGTTAACTGTAGTTATCCTGTGATCAGTGTTAACCGCCCGGATGATGATCAACAAGGTGTTTTTTTATCTTATAGTGTTAATGCCCCGCGTTCTCGTTTGGAGATACAAGAGACAGTAAGTGCGCGTATTGTTCCCCAGATCGGTTCTTTGAGTGGCATTGATCAAGTGAACGTTAATGGTGCCAATCCTTTAGAGTTCCTTATTAGTTTTAACAATGATAAATTAAGGGCCTTAAATATAGGGAAGCAGCAGCTTGTCTTTGCAGTAGACCGCCTGTTCGAACGAGTTTCGATAGGAAAGGTGCATCAAAGTATGCTGGAATTCAACGTGGTGGTTAAACCTGGGCCGCAGCAATTACAATGGCATATTCCCTTAACTGAGGTTGGAGGAAAGATAGTTTACCTCGATGAGATATCTCAGATACGCAAGCAGGAACAAGAAGCCAGAAGCTATTACCGTGTCAATGGTAAAAATGCCATCACTATTGGTTTGAACGCGACCAAAGACGCAAACACTATCGCCCTTGCAAAAGAGGTTGTCCTACTGTTGGATGAGATTCAGAAAACACTGCCATCAGACTATACAATCGTAAAAGATTACGACAGTACCACATACCTACAGGAAGAACTAAGTAAGATCTATAAGCGCAGTATTTACACCCTCATAATCCTACTATTGTTCATAGGTTTGGTGAGCTTGTCTTTGCGATATCTCTTTACGGTGGTTATCTGCCTGGTCGCAAATATTTGTATTGCTTTTGTATTCTATTATTTATTCAGGGTGGAGATTCAGTTGTATTCTCTGGCGGGAATAACAATTTCTTTAGGCATTATCATTGACAATATTATCGTAATGACAGATCACCTCAGAATGCAGGGAAACAAAAAAATCATTATTCCCATATTGGCCTCAACCTTAACTACAATGGGTGCTTTGAGCGTAATCAACTTTCTGGATGATGAGTACAAACTAAATTTGATAGACTTTGCTAAAGTTATAAGTATAAACCTTGGCGTCTCCTTGGTAATTGCATTTTATATGGTGCCCGCGATTCTAAAGCGGATCGCATACAAGACAAAGCAAAAAAATGTAGCGATTGAGAGATTCTCGGTCTGGTTCTATCCAAAATATGCAAATTTACTACGGTTCTTACTCGGGTATAAGAAAGTGGCTATCATCTTGCTCATCCTGATCTTTGGTGTGCCTTTCTTTATGCTTCCAAAACAATTAGAGAGCAATCAAACCTGGTACCAAAAAGCGTATAACAATACACTGGGTAATGAGTGGTATTTAGAGCATATACGGCCTTCTGTTGACAAATATCTAGGGGGTAGTTTCAGACTCTTTTCGTACTTCGTTTATGAGAATGCCTTTTACAGCCGTAACGAAGAGACAAAACTTTATGTTATAGGCAGCATGGAAAAAGGAGCCACAGTGCATCAAATGAATGAGGTTTTTCTTGGTTTGGAGAATTATTTGAGTCCAATGGTCGAAGTGGATAGGTATGTGACCAATGTATATAGTGGAGATTACGCCCGTATGGAAATAACCTTTAAAGAGGATTTTGTAAACACAGCATTTCCTAATCAACTAAAGGCCAGATTAATTAGAAAAGCCTTAGATTTTGGCGGCTTAGAATGGAGTATTTACGGTGTTGGACAAGGCTTTAACAACAGTAATGCTGTTGGGGCTATCAATAATTATTCGGTACAGGCTAGAGGCTACAATTATGAAAAATTAAGTGAATTAGCTCTGCAATTAAAGGAAGCACTAGAGGCACATCCCCGTATACAGGAAGCCCAAATCACTGACAATAGTGACTTTTCAAGAAAGTCCGGTTATGAATATCAGTTTAGCTTAGACAAACAGGCCCTGGCATTGCAAGGCAGTTCGCCACAGCGTTTTATGCGGCAACTACAAGATGTTAGCTTGCAAAAGAACACAGATCTTAATTTAACATTGGCAGGGCAAAACTATCCCTTGCGTTTTGAATCTACAAGGGCTTATGACTTTGACCTTTGGAATATTAAGAACAACCCAATGGACAGTCTTGATTTCCCAAAACGCTTCGCCAATGTAGGAACGGTGGTAAAGGTAAAAGAGCAAGAGAATATCGATAAAGAGAATCAGGAATATCTGAGAAAAATAAAATTTCAATATACTGGTGCTGCAAAATTCGGAAGCCGATTTTTGAGCAAGACCCTAGACAGTATTAATCCTACATTACCCATTGGTTTTACCTTTGAGCGTAGCCAGAGGAGTCTAAGTTTTTTCAAAACAGAGGAAACCTCGCAATATACTTGGCTACTTCTTTTGGTTATTGCCATAATATATCTGCTTTGCTCAACACTTTTCGAAAGCTTTACGCAGCCATTTATAATTTTAAGCGTGATTCCCATTTCTTTTATTGGGGTGTTTTTGACCTTTTACTGGTTTGATTATAATTTTGATCAAGGCGGTTTGGCCAGTTTTGTTTTGCTTAGTGGACTCACTGTCAATGCATCTATATTTATTATAAATGATTTCAACTTTTTGCGAAAGACCGGTATGGATGGACTCTCAGCTTATATAAAAGCCTTCAGGCAGAAGATATTCCCAATTTCACTTACCATTATCTCTACCATTCTCGGTTTTATACCCTTTGTGGCTGACGGGCAGAATGAAGTTTTTTGGTTTGCCCTAGGAGCGGGGACTATAGGCGGTCTGCTTTTTTCTTTTGTAGGAATACTAATTTATCTGCCCCTATTTAGCTTAAGAAGAGCTAGAAAATTTGATGATGCATTTTGA
- a CDS encoding response regulator, protein MYKPFRVLLVEDEPLVRNVYVSKLESYVQQAQKVLSVYEANNCEKAYFYISKSVTPFDLVILDLRIPASSQYNLFNGIDVGNLLLKQYSETPLIVATANYSWWHLHRIFAELNPKGCLVKSSIKAWEIDRAIAAVVTGGNYYCQSTTAYLNKNPLKELGMDKTDLKMLNELNQGSTNKEMRASLLLSKRAIEYRKKRLKEKLGVLDQSNRALILKAKSMGII, encoded by the coding sequence ATGTACAAGCCTTTCAGAGTACTATTGGTAGAGGACGAACCTCTTGTGCGTAATGTTTACGTATCTAAACTAGAGAGTTACGTCCAGCAAGCTCAAAAGGTTCTTAGTGTTTATGAAGCCAATAATTGTGAGAAAGCTTATTTCTATATATCCAAAAGCGTAACCCCATTTGATCTGGTAATTTTGGATCTTCGAATTCCCGCCAGTTCACAATACAATTTATTCAACGGTATCGATGTGGGAAACCTGCTACTTAAGCAATACAGTGAAACGCCGCTTATTGTGGCTACAGCAAATTATTCCTGGTGGCACCTGCACCGTATTTTTGCAGAGCTCAATCCCAAGGGTTGCTTAGTAAAGAGCAGTATCAAAGCATGGGAGATAGATCGTGCTATAGCGGCCGTGGTTACTGGCGGCAATTATTATTGCCAAAGTACAACAGCCTATCTCAATAAAAATCCCTTAAAGGAACTAGGTATGGATAAAACCGACCTAAAAATGCTCAACGAGTTAAACCAAGGCTCAACGAATAAAGAAATGAGAGCGTCTTTGCTGCTATCTAAACGAGCTATAGAGTATCGTAAAAAGCGGCTTAAAGAAAAGCTTGGGGTTTTAGATCAAAGCAACCGAGCCCTTATCTTAAAGGCTAAATCTATGGGTATTATTTAG